The Sporomusaceae bacterium FL31 genome contains a region encoding:
- a CDS encoding serine hydrolase produces the protein MEELRQKIWGILETYTGHFGLVLMNPTTGARLELNPTLPFPAASMIKVPIMYEIMRQAAANTLSLEDTLIVTNEVCVGGAGILKELRPNLPMTVKELITLMIIVSDNTATNMLIDLVSMKSINDTMAALGLTATCLKRRMMDFAAAQKGHENTISAADLALLYAKLLTGSEIPMSYNHLMLDILKRQQIRDKLPFYWPEETVLAHKTGTLAGVEHDGGILFFPGGPYIVVVLTGNLDANYRGLQLVAEIGQVLYDHFNPIGL, from the coding sequence ATGGAGGAATTGCGTCAAAAGATTTGGGGCATTTTAGAGACATATACAGGACACTTCGGACTGGTCCTGATGAATCCAACAACCGGTGCCCGTCTGGAACTCAATCCAACACTGCCTTTTCCGGCAGCCAGTATGATTAAAGTGCCGATTATGTACGAGATCATGCGCCAAGCTGCTGCTAATACACTTTCCTTAGAGGATACCTTAATTGTCACCAATGAAGTCTGCGTTGGTGGCGCAGGCATTCTAAAAGAATTGCGCCCCAATCTTCCCATGACTGTCAAAGAACTCATTACCCTGATGATTATCGTCAGTGACAACACGGCAACCAACATGCTCATTGATCTCGTTAGCATGAAGTCAATTAACGACACCATGGCTGCGCTTGGCTTAACAGCCACCTGTCTGAAGCGTCGTATGATGGACTTTGCCGCCGCGCAAAAGGGACACGAAAATACAATTTCTGCCGCCGATTTAGCCTTATTATATGCCAAGCTTCTAACCGGCAGTGAAATTCCCATGTCATATAACCATTTGATGCTGGACATTCTAAAGCGACAGCAAATCCGGGATAAGCTTCCTTTTTATTGGCCTGAAGAGACTGTCCTTGCTCACAAAACTGGCACATTAGCCGGTGTGGAGCATGATGGCGGTATTCTGTTTTTCCCCGGCGGCCCCTATATCGTTGTTGTGCTAACCGGCAATCTAGATGCCAACTATCGCGGTCTGCAATTAGTTGCTGAAATTGGTCAAGTCCTTTATGACCATTTCAATCCTATAGGTTTATAA